In Balneola sp., a single genomic region encodes these proteins:
- a CDS encoding cystathionine gamma-synthase: MKFNTKTIHAGQKSEETSGAVMPPIFQTSTYEQEAPNKHKGYDYARVGNPTRTALEKMLAGLEGADEAACFSSGVAAMDALMKMLRPGDHVITTNDLYGGSYRLFTKVFEPYGIDFTFVDMTDISKVKDEIRPETKLMWIETPTNPLLRIVDIKGLVDIAKPSNILTVVDNTFASPYLQRPLEFGADAVLHSATKYLAGHSDVIHGAVASSNDEIMENLRFQTKTSGAVPGPMDCYLTLRGIKTLSVRVQRSVDNAKEIAAFLEGHGKVESVLYPGLKSHPQHDLAKKQMDDFGAMLSFTLKDDSIEAATKFMQNTKVFTLAESLGGVESLISHPASMTHGSIPKDVREKAGLKDSLIRISVGIEDAEDLIEDLKQAF; this comes from the coding sequence ATGAAATTTAACACGAAGACGATTCACGCCGGCCAGAAGTCAGAAGAAACCTCAGGCGCGGTAATGCCCCCCATCTTTCAAACTTCAACCTACGAGCAAGAAGCCCCAAACAAGCATAAGGGTTACGATTATGCCCGAGTAGGAAATCCAACCCGTACTGCACTCGAGAAAATGCTTGCAGGCCTTGAAGGAGCCGATGAAGCTGCCTGCTTTTCCAGCGGAGTAGCCGCGATGGATGCGCTCATGAAGATGCTTCGTCCTGGTGACCATGTTATCACCACTAACGACTTGTATGGCGGCTCTTATCGTCTTTTTACTAAAGTTTTTGAGCCTTATGGCATTGACTTCACTTTTGTGGACATGACTGATATCTCTAAAGTGAAAGATGAAATTAGACCTGAAACTAAATTGATGTGGATTGAAACACCCACAAATCCTCTTTTGCGTATTGTGGATATCAAGGGATTAGTGGATATAGCTAAGCCCAGCAATATCCTTACCGTAGTTGATAATACATTTGCTTCCCCTTACCTCCAGCGCCCTTTAGAATTTGGTGCTGATGCTGTTCTTCATTCGGCCACTAAATATTTAGCCGGACATTCTGATGTAATTCATGGAGCGGTTGCAAGTTCTAATGATGAAATCATGGAGAATCTGCGTTTTCAAACCAAGACTTCGGGAGCTGTTCCGGGACCTATGGATTGCTACCTGACTTTAAGAGGTATCAAAACCCTGAGTGTTCGCGTACAGCGTTCGGTAGATAATGCTAAGGAAATAGCGGCCTTTCTTGAAGGTCATGGCAAAGTTGAGTCTGTTCTATATCCAGGATTAAAGTCTCACCCACAACATGATTTGGCTAAAAAGCAGATGGATGATTTTGGGGCTATGCTTTCCTTTACCCTGAAAGATGATTCTATAGAAGCCGCAACTAAATTTATGCAGAATACCAAGGTCTTCACCTTGGCAGAAAGTTTAGGCGGTGTTGAGTCCTTAATCAGTCACCCCGCATCTATGACTCACGGTTCCATTCCAAAAGACGTTCGCGAAAAAGCGGGACTTAAAGATTCTTTGATCAGAATTTCTGTAGGAATTGAAGATGCTGAAGATCTCATCGAAGACTTAAAGCAGGCATTTTAA
- a CDS encoding reactive intermediate/imine deaminase (has endoribonuclease activity on mRNA) → MKKIHSTDTAPAAIGPYSQATSHNGTLYCSGQIPLDPKTMELVGETAAEQAEQVMKNLEAVLTEAGVDFSNVLKCTIFLADMGDFGAVNEVYGARFKSDPPARETVAVKTLPKNVLVEISCIAYL, encoded by the coding sequence ATGAAAAAAATACATTCTACTGACACAGCACCTGCTGCAATCGGCCCTTACAGCCAAGCTACCTCACATAACGGTACATTATATTGTTCCGGTCAAATTCCTTTAGATCCAAAAACCATGGAGTTAGTGGGAGAGACTGCTGCTGAACAAGCTGAGCAGGTCATGAAAAATCTTGAAGCTGTTCTTACTGAAGCAGGTGTAGATTTCTCCAATGTGCTGAAATGCACAATATTTTTAGCGGATATGGGAGACTTTGGAGCTGTTAATGAAGTATATGGAGCTCGATTTAAATCTGATCCCCCTGCAAGAGAAACGGTAGCTGTAAAAACACTTCCCAAGAACGTACTGGTAGAGATTAGCTGTATTGCTTATCTATAA
- a CDS encoding acetyl-CoA C-acyltransferase (Catalyzes the synthesis of acetoacetyl coenzyme A from two molecules of acetyl coenzyme A. It can also act as a thiolase, catalyzing the reverse reaction and generating two-carbon units from the four-carbon product of fatty acid oxidation), whose translation MRDVVIVSAKRTPMGAFGSSLSSFSAPELGASAILEAVKAGGIKADDVQEVVMGNVLSAGIGQAPARQAAMKAGLHERTPATTVNKVCASGMKSIMIAADQIRLGQADIIIAGGMESMSNVPYYLPKQRFGSKYGNVEAEDGIVKDGLFDVYNKYMMGNAGDLCARECNISREEQDEYAITSYKRAIDATEKGYFSDEVIKMKVKDRKGNVTEVEKDEELDKVRFEKIPNLRPVFAKDGTVTAANASSINDGAAAVLVMSAEKAEELGLKPLAKILSHASAAKAPEWFTTAPADAIPIALDRAGLSKDDIDLFEINEAFSVVALANNQILELDPEKVNIHGGAVSIGHPLGCSGARIIVTLIHALKRTKGKYGCAGICNGGGGASSLVLEML comes from the coding sequence ATGCGAGACGTAGTAATTGTATCCGCTAAACGAACTCCAATGGGAGCATTCGGCAGTAGTTTATCATCTTTTTCTGCACCTGAACTTGGAGCTTCTGCAATTCTCGAAGCCGTTAAAGCCGGTGGTATCAAAGCTGATGATGTACAAGAAGTAGTTATGGGGAATGTCCTTTCAGCCGGAATAGGTCAAGCACCTGCACGCCAGGCAGCAATGAAAGCCGGTCTTCACGAACGCACGCCCGCAACTACCGTTAATAAAGTATGTGCATCCGGAATGAAGTCCATTATGATAGCGGCAGACCAAATTCGATTGGGTCAGGCAGACATCATTATAGCGGGCGGTATGGAAAGCATGAGTAATGTCCCCTACTACCTTCCCAAACAACGCTTTGGTTCCAAATACGGAAATGTAGAAGCTGAGGATGGTATCGTTAAAGATGGACTTTTCGATGTGTATAATAAGTACATGATGGGAAATGCCGGAGATTTATGTGCCCGGGAATGCAATATTAGCCGCGAGGAACAGGACGAGTATGCGATCACTTCTTACAAGCGTGCTATCGATGCTACTGAAAAAGGTTACTTTAGTGATGAAGTAATCAAAATGAAGGTCAAAGACCGAAAAGGCAACGTAACTGAAGTTGAGAAGGATGAAGAATTAGATAAAGTCCGTTTTGAAAAAATTCCCAATTTAAGACCTGTATTCGCTAAAGACGGAACCGTTACAGCGGCTAACGCCTCTAGTATCAATGACGGTGCAGCAGCTGTTCTGGTGATGAGTGCAGAAAAAGCAGAAGAATTAGGCTTAAAACCACTCGCTAAAATTCTGAGCCACGCAAGTGCTGCTAAAGCTCCCGAATGGTTTACAACCGCTCCTGCTGATGCAATACCTATTGCTTTGGACCGAGCAGGACTTAGCAAAGATGACATTGACCTTTTTGAAATTAATGAAGCCTTCTCAGTCGTAGCTCTTGCAAACAACCAAATTCTTGAACTCGACCCTGAAAAAGTGAATATCCACGGTGGGGCTGTCAGTATTGGGCATCCACTGGGTTGTTCTGGGGCTCGCATCATAGTGACCCTAATCCATGCTCTTAAGCGTACAAAAGGTAAATATGGCTGTGCCGGCATTTGTAATGGCGGTGGCGGAGCTTCTTCTTTAGTACTTGAAATGCTTTAA